A stretch of Flavobacterium sp. N2270 DNA encodes these proteins:
- a CDS encoding radical SAM protein: MSDFKNTTSSRRKRKLEKAFFRIKHLPRGLDFFRYSFNKLYTYYLKLIKSTKVAHPSSIMIEVTNHCNLKCITCPREYVFGDEMDKGFIPIEELKKVVDQAYPYVDSIGLTGLGETMLYKPLVEAVNYIKSKNKGIIISISINAHLPKSIEIAEQIIGKIDTIQISIDGLRDVYENVRLEGDYSFFIKNTAEIAKIAKKQNGNTELMFNMVVIKENYHQMAEIVKVAGEIGIKYVDFQTMNVTSTPAVSTDIYKMYDTPQFKEALKEAYKVAQENGVELSTFDFKTANNFQKCSLPWSHFYVSWNGWMSPCCAKPFPKILNFGNVFKDGLMKTLNTPEYRAFRTQWHKNETPDFCKKCHIIDIPPIDLDNKH, from the coding sequence ATGAGTGATTTTAAAAATACTACTTCTTCACGAAGAAAAAGAAAATTAGAAAAAGCATTTTTTAGAATCAAACATTTACCAAGAGGTTTAGATTTTTTCAGGTATTCTTTTAATAAATTATATACTTATTATTTAAAACTGATAAAAAGTACTAAGGTTGCTCATCCATCAAGTATTATGATAGAAGTAACTAACCATTGTAATTTAAAATGCATTACTTGTCCTAGAGAATATGTTTTTGGCGATGAAATGGACAAAGGCTTTATTCCTATTGAAGAATTAAAAAAAGTTGTTGATCAGGCTTATCCTTATGTAGATTCGATAGGACTTACAGGACTTGGTGAAACCATGTTGTACAAACCACTTGTTGAAGCGGTAAATTATATTAAGTCTAAAAACAAAGGCATAATCATTTCAATTTCTATAAATGCTCATTTACCTAAAAGTATCGAAATTGCTGAACAGATAATTGGAAAAATAGACACTATTCAAATTTCAATAGACGGATTAAGAGATGTATATGAAAATGTACGATTAGAAGGTGATTATTCTTTTTTTATTAAAAACACTGCTGAAATTGCTAAAATTGCTAAAAAACAAAACGGCAATACCGAACTAATGTTTAATATGGTAGTAATTAAAGAAAACTATCATCAAATGGCAGAGATTGTAAAAGTGGCTGGAGAAATAGGTATAAAATATGTAGATTTTCAAACTATGAATGTTACCTCAACACCTGCAGTAAGTACAGATATTTATAAAATGTACGACACTCCACAATTTAAAGAAGCACTTAAAGAAGCCTATAAAGTGGCTCAAGAAAATGGTGTTGAACTAAGTACATTTGATTTTAAAACTGCCAATAACTTTCAAAAATGTTCATTGCCTTGGAGTCATTTTTACGTGAGTTGGAACGGATGGATGTCGCCATGCTGTGCAAAACCCTTTCCTAAAATATTAAACTTTGGAAATGTTTTTAAAGACGGACTAATGAAAACTTTAAACACTCCAGAATATCGAGCTTTTAGAACACAATGGCACAAAAATGAAACTCCCGATTTTTGTAAAAAATGCCATATAATAGATATTCCTCCTATTGATTTAGATAATAAACACTAA
- the purB gene encoding adenylosuccinate lyase encodes MQHLSELNAISPIDGRYRNKTQNLAPYFSEEALIKYRVLIEVEYFIALCEVPLPQLSGVDKAVFPALRAMYENFSSEDALWIKETEKTTNHDVKAVEYFIKSKFDALGLEKYKEFIHFGLTSQDINNTAIPLSTKEAFENVYLPSLISVIQKLKELSVEWKDVPLLARTHGQPASPTRLGKEILVFVERLEEQMRLLFNVPFAAKFGGATGNYNAHKVAYPNNDWKAFGSQFVEDILGLHHSFPTTQIEHYDHFAAFFDALKRINTILIDLDRDIWTYVSMEYFKQKIKAGEIGSSAMPHKVNPIDFENSEGNLGIANAIFEHLSAKLPISRLQRDLTDSTVLRNVGVPFGHTIIAFEATLKGLNKLLLNEAKFAEDLEKNWAVVAEAIQTILRREGYPNPYEALKELTRTNTVINKESIQAFIETLNVSDDIKNELKQITPSNYLGI; translated from the coding sequence ATGCAACACTTATCAGAATTAAATGCCATTTCGCCTATTGACGGTCGATACAGAAACAAAACTCAAAATTTAGCTCCTTATTTTTCAGAAGAAGCCCTTATAAAATATAGAGTTTTAATTGAAGTAGAATACTTTATTGCACTTTGCGAAGTTCCATTACCACAACTTTCTGGTGTAGACAAAGCAGTTTTTCCAGCATTAAGAGCAATGTACGAGAACTTCTCTAGTGAAGATGCTCTTTGGATTAAAGAAACAGAGAAAACGACAAATCACGATGTTAAAGCGGTTGAATACTTCATTAAAAGTAAATTTGACGCATTAGGATTAGAAAAATATAAAGAATTCATCCATTTCGGATTGACTTCTCAAGATATAAACAATACAGCCATTCCGCTTTCTACAAAAGAAGCATTTGAAAATGTTTACTTGCCTTCTTTAATTTCTGTTATCCAAAAATTAAAAGAATTAAGCGTAGAATGGAAAGATGTGCCATTATTAGCACGAACTCACGGACAACCGGCCTCTCCTACTCGTTTAGGAAAAGAAATTTTAGTTTTTGTAGAGCGTTTAGAAGAGCAAATGCGTTTGTTGTTCAATGTGCCTTTTGCAGCTAAATTTGGTGGTGCAACTGGGAATTATAACGCACACAAAGTTGCGTATCCAAATAACGATTGGAAAGCGTTTGGTTCTCAATTTGTAGAAGATATTCTAGGTTTACACCATTCTTTCCCAACTACACAAATTGAGCATTACGATCATTTTGCAGCCTTTTTCGATGCTTTAAAACGCATCAATACTATTTTAATTGATTTAGATAGAGATATTTGGACGTACGTTTCAATGGAATATTTCAAACAAAAAATTAAAGCAGGAGAAATTGGTTCGAGTGCTATGCCACATAAAGTAAACCCGATTGATTTTGAAAATAGTGAAGGAAATTTAGGAATTGCCAATGCTATTTTTGAACACCTTTCTGCTAAATTACCTATTTCTCGTTTACAACGTGATTTAACAGACAGTACGGTTTTACGTAATGTTGGAGTTCCTTTTGGACATACCATTATTGCTTTTGAAGCTACATTGAAAGGATTGAATAAATTATTATTAAACGAAGCTAAATTTGCCGAAGATTTAGAAAAAAACTGGGCAGTTGTTGCCGAAGCTATTCAAACGATTTTAAGACGTGAAGGGTATCCAAATCCGTATGAAGCTTTAAAGGAATTGACAAGAACTAATACGGTTATCAATAAAGAATCTATTCAGGCGTTTATTGAAACGTTAAATGTTTCTGACGACATTAAAAACGAATTGAAACAAATTACTCCAAGTAATTATTTGGGGATTTGA
- a CDS encoding T9SS type A sorting domain-containing protein yields MKKLILLLFLSNFYLVNAQIFDVDNSFNPSDTGEFVQNIGFTGDFLNDGKIISVKKTFNNEKKIVRINPNGSIDNSFTQTSFYYPEAIEINVFTNKIDGDFYIARKNLNNTILEHYNPDGTIDTNFNICLITSSSGLKDVYALKIMNDGNLIVAGNFNNVNSLNYSNICKISNLGIVDTNFNIGTGFNNIIRAIDIQSDNKIIAVGEFDTYNGNNYNNSIRGIARLNYNGSLDTSFGVYYSISSFGGTQNGYNHSSGQFYDVKIQNDGKIVTSGVNIRRNGSNYSQGLVRLNSNGSIDLSFTSTASGSKKFIIDNYGWFYYQSGNRLRLANNIGFTQYTSSFIDLNTSPNNTYYFILLNNKIIVNGNYINSDGITRNGFFRLNMNGSIDLTFNPHFGPNMMNNDKLKIFKLPDNKLLMYGGFTTYNDIPVKKLFRLNENGTIDNTFNLDSTLTNLIFSSNTENPLEFNRYNYDGSIYLSLINPYGSTYIIKLDNNGSIDNTFNSIYKHPLQMIVTNDNELILVGANSNSFFTNNGYNILKKFDANGLVDNNFMTQPGFIQIKHIEYLNNENIILTAYNSSYDDIITTVDSNTGNNLNEFYTTTNGNNGKIRTKKLNDKIYFSNEGGGLNSSISRLNNDGTFDYSFNQISINYPKYFNFFSSNNHIIVLDNDNLNNLNKILKVYDYDGNYLYNIDIPVKSGTDNSTLNFYNSFAIQNCESIIVSGDFENILNSNKSFISRIKNPNLSLTPAPTGDTIQSFSLGQTLNDLIVYGQNIQWYSNQNICSEITHNWYKNSLSNNSTNILLPNNTPLVDGTTYYASQTINGIESNHRLPVTVHQLLSNDSFDNKKVWIYPNPTKNFININTEKEISKVELFNLVGQKIKSFKDLNEIDISDLQNGTYLIKIIFYDNSIIDDKIIKF; encoded by the coding sequence ATGAAAAAATTAATACTTTTATTATTTCTAAGTAACTTTTATTTAGTTAATGCCCAAATTTTTGATGTTGATAATAGTTTTAACCCTTCAGACACAGGTGAATTTGTTCAAAACATTGGGTTTACAGGTGATTTTCTTAATGATGGAAAAATAATTTCTGTAAAAAAAACCTTCAATAATGAAAAAAAAATAGTTCGAATAAATCCTAATGGAAGTATTGACAATTCATTTACACAAACTTCATTTTATTATCCAGAAGCTATTGAAATTAATGTTTTTACAAATAAAATAGATGGAGACTTTTACATTGCTAGAAAAAATCTCAATAATACAATTTTAGAACATTACAATCCAGATGGTACCATTGATACAAATTTTAATATTTGCTTAATAACTTCAAGTTCAGGTTTAAAAGATGTTTATGCACTAAAAATAATGAATGATGGTAATTTAATAGTTGCCGGTAATTTTAATAACGTAAACTCTTTAAACTATTCTAATATTTGTAAAATATCTAATCTTGGAATAGTAGATACAAATTTTAATATTGGAACAGGTTTTAATAATATTATTAGGGCAATTGATATACAGTCTGACAATAAAATAATTGCAGTAGGTGAGTTTGATACATATAATGGTAATAATTATAATAACTCTATTAGAGGAATAGCTCGATTAAATTATAATGGATCTTTAGATACTAGTTTTGGCGTTTATTATTCAATTAGTTCTTTTGGTGGAACTCAAAATGGGTATAATCATTCCTCTGGTCAGTTCTATGATGTTAAAATTCAGAATGATGGAAAAATTGTTACTTCTGGAGTAAATATAAGAAGAAATGGGTCAAATTACAGTCAAGGTTTAGTTAGATTAAATAGTAATGGTTCAATCGACCTGAGCTTTACTTCAACTGCTTCTGGTTCGAAAAAATTTATAATTGATAATTATGGTTGGTTTTATTATCAGAGCGGTAATAGATTGAGATTAGCGAATAATATTGGATTTACACAATACACCTCGTCCTTTATTGACCTTAATACAAGTCCAAATAATACATATTATTTTATATTATTAAATAATAAGATTATTGTTAACGGAAATTATATAAATTCTGATGGTATTACAAGAAATGGTTTTTTTAGATTAAATATGAATGGTAGCATTGATTTAACTTTTAATCCTCATTTTGGACCAAATATGATGAATAATGATAAACTTAAAATATTTAAATTACCAGATAATAAGTTGTTAATGTATGGAGGATTTACAACTTATAATGATATACCAGTAAAAAAACTTTTTAGATTAAATGAAAATGGAACTATTGATAATACCTTTAACCTTGATAGTACATTAACAAACTTAATTTTTTCTTCAAACACTGAAAATCCTTTAGAATTCAATCGTTACAATTATGATGGCAGCATTTATTTATCATTAATAAATCCTTATGGTTCAACATATATCATTAAACTAGATAATAATGGTTCAATTGATAATACTTTCAACAGTATTTATAAGCATCCTCTACAAATGATAGTGACAAACGATAATGAATTAATCTTAGTAGGTGCTAATTCAAATTCTTTTTTTACAAATAATGGATACAATATTTTAAAAAAATTTGATGCTAATGGATTAGTTGACAATAACTTTATGACCCAACCAGGTTTCATTCAAATCAAGCATATTGAATATTTAAACAATGAAAATATTATTTTAACAGCATACAATTCAAGTTATGACGATATTATCACTACAGTAGATTCTAATACTGGTAATAATTTAAATGAATTTTATACAACAACAAATGGGAATAATGGAAAAATTAGAACTAAAAAATTAAATGATAAAATTTATTTTTCCAATGAAGGTGGTGGACTAAACTCTTCTATATCTAGATTAAATAATGATGGTACATTTGATTATAGTTTTAATCAAATTTCAATTAATTATCCAAAATATTTCAATTTTTTTAGCAGTAATAATCACATTATTGTATTAGATAATGACAATCTTAATAATTTAAACAAAATACTAAAAGTATATGATTATGATGGAAATTATTTGTATAATATTGATATACCTGTTAAAAGTGGAACAGATAATAGTACTTTAAATTTTTACAATTCATTTGCTATACAAAATTGCGAAAGTATAATTGTTAGTGGAGATTTTGAAAATATTTTAAATTCAAACAAGTCATTTATTTCTAGAATTAAAAATCCAAATCTTTCACTAACTCCAGCACCAACTGGAGATACCATTCAATCTTTTTCTTTAGGACAGACATTGAATGATTTAATCGTTTATGGTCAAAATATCCAGTGGTATAGCAATCAAAATATTTGTTCAGAAATAACACATAACTGGTATAAAAATTCACTTTCAAACAATTCTACAAATATCCTATTACCAAATAATACGCCATTAGTAGACGGAACTACATATTATGCATCACAAACAATTAATGGTATAGAAAGTAACCATCGACTACCAGTTACAGTCCATCAGCTTCTCAGTAATGATTCTTTTGACAATAAAAAAGTATGGATATATCCTAATCCTACTAAAAACTTTATTAACATTAATACTGAAAAAGAAATTTCAAAAGTAGAATTATTTAACTTGGTCGGTCAAAAAATTAAAAGCTTTAAAGACTTAAATGAAATTGATATTTCTGACCTACAGAATGGAACATATCTAATAAAAATTATCTTTTACGATAATAGTATTATAGATGATAAAATAATTAAATTTTAA
- a CDS encoding acyltransferase family protein produces the protein MNKHHSLKYRKDIDGLRAIAVLAVIFFHFGYFTNGYLGVDIFFVISGFLITSIIYKSVLVRNFSIKTFYLKRIRRIFPLVFFTSATALVIGYFTMLPDDLENLGASIVATNFFANNILQLITTGNYWFTVNDFKPLMHTWSLGIEEQFYIVYPFLFLFLKKKNILPILIILTFFSAFGFLLTENEYYQFYLMPYRFFELSIGGIGAIVCLNKKVSSHLKAICLVLIIFLLCVDISIPKNIIVLVLISSTLIVLLESEAKNKLLHSVLENKIMIGLGKISFSLYMWHQIVLAFTRYIIKYDFKPIDYFFIFGITVVLSILSYNFIEQPFRNKEKVSNTQTLLITGISFLLLTGTSFYFYATSGIIKDIPELDITKNKTPLNYNVFNTKKNPHISYNARIYDYDKEFTSKTKIKVLVIGNSFARDWANVLLESNYASKIELSYIENSDNLIEHQSKFDSADYIFFSAIKMQNYKLLRKQLSIDSNKVWNVGLKNFGVTNGIFYNAKKDTAYYKQRTIMAKSYFEDHLALKKEWNERYIDLIALVIDNKKTVPVFTPNHKYISHDCKHFTKNGALYFVELLKINEGTIFK, from the coding sequence ATGAACAAACATCATTCCTTAAAGTACCGAAAAGACATAGATGGTTTAAGAGCAATTGCAGTATTGGCTGTTATTTTTTTTCATTTTGGATATTTTACAAACGGTTATTTAGGTGTTGATATCTTTTTTGTAATAAGCGGTTTTTTAATTACTTCAATTATTTATAAAAGTGTTTTAGTTCGTAATTTTTCTATAAAAACCTTTTATTTAAAGCGAATTAGAAGAATATTTCCTTTAGTATTTTTCACCTCTGCAACAGCCTTAGTTATAGGTTATTTTACAATGTTACCAGATGATTTAGAAAACTTAGGTGCATCAATCGTTGCCACAAATTTCTTTGCTAATAATATATTACAATTAATTACCACCGGAAATTATTGGTTTACTGTAAATGACTTTAAGCCTCTAATGCACACTTGGAGTCTAGGAATTGAAGAACAGTTTTATATTGTATATCCATTCCTGTTTCTCTTTCTTAAGAAAAAGAATATTTTACCAATACTAATTATTTTAACGTTTTTCTCTGCTTTTGGTTTTCTTTTAACTGAAAATGAATATTATCAATTTTACTTAATGCCATACCGATTCTTTGAACTTTCAATTGGCGGAATTGGTGCTATTGTATGTTTAAATAAAAAAGTAAGCAGTCATTTAAAAGCTATTTGTTTGGTACTAATTATCTTTCTTTTGTGCGTTGACATTTCAATCCCTAAAAATATAATTGTACTCGTTTTAATTAGTTCTACATTGATTGTTTTGTTAGAATCTGAAGCAAAAAATAAACTACTACATAGCGTTTTAGAAAATAAAATAATGATTGGCTTAGGGAAAATAAGTTTTAGCTTGTATATGTGGCATCAAATTGTTTTGGCGTTTACTAGATACATCATTAAATATGATTTTAAACCTATAGATTACTTCTTTATCTTTGGAATTACAGTAGTTTTATCAATTCTTAGTTATAACTTTATTGAACAACCTTTTAGAAATAAAGAAAAAGTAAGTAATACCCAGACTTTACTCATTACTGGAATTTCGTTTTTACTTTTAACCGGAACTTCGTTTTATTTTTATGCAACTTCTGGAATCATAAAAGATATTCCCGAATTAGATATTACTAAAAATAAAACACCTCTTAATTATAATGTATTCAACACCAAAAAAAATCCACATATCAGTTATAATGCTCGGATTTACGATTATGATAAAGAGTTTACATCTAAGACAAAAATTAAGGTTTTAGTTATAGGAAATAGCTTTGCAAGAGATTGGGCTAATGTACTATTAGAATCAAATTATGCTTCAAAAATAGAACTTTCGTATATTGAAAATTCTGATAACTTAATTGAACATCAATCTAAATTTGACTCAGCTGATTATATCTTTTTCTCAGCAATTAAAATGCAAAATTATAAATTGCTGAGAAAACAACTTTCAATTGACTCTAATAAGGTATGGAATGTAGGGCTTAAAAACTTTGGGGTTACAAACGGAATCTTTTATAATGCCAAAAAAGATACTGCTTATTACAAACAAAGAACAATTATGGCAAAAAGTTATTTTGAAGATCATTTAGCCTTAAAAAAAGAATGGAATGAAAGATATATTGATTTAATTGCATTAGTAATTGACAACAAAAAAACGGTTCCTGTTTTTACTCCAAATCATAAATATATTAGTCATGACTGCAAGCATTTTACAAAAAACGGTGCACTATATTTTGTTGAATTATTAAAAATAAATGAAGGGACAATATTTAAATAA
- a CDS encoding TetR family transcriptional regulator C-terminal domain-containing protein — protein MAKEIKISKEKIISAYTKMIVEEGKKPNSIYHFCQLLKIEEPQFYQFFSSFEHLEESIFENLFESTLNLLSKSDEYNSYDAKTKVLSFYFTFFEQLTANRSLVLHLLTEDRNKLENLKKLTGLRKHFKSYIDGLGIETINIPQEKIQKIQHKSISEMAWIQMMMTLKFWMEDKSPSFEKTDIFIEKSVHASFDMLDVTPFKNIIDFGKFLWKEKMNN, from the coding sequence ATGGCTAAAGAAATAAAAATAAGTAAAGAAAAAATCATAAGTGCATACACTAAAATGATTGTAGAAGAAGGTAAAAAACCAAATTCAATTTACCATTTTTGTCAGTTATTAAAAATAGAAGAACCTCAATTTTATCAATTCTTCTCTAGTTTTGAACACCTTGAGGAAAGTATTTTTGAAAATTTATTTGAAAGTACTTTAAATTTACTTTCAAAAAGCGATGAATACAACAGTTACGATGCTAAAACAAAAGTATTGAGTTTTTACTTTACTTTTTTTGAGCAATTAACTGCCAACAGAAGTTTAGTACTTCATCTTTTAACCGAAGATAGAAATAAGCTTGAAAATCTTAAAAAACTAACAGGTCTTAGAAAACACTTTAAGAGCTATATTGATGGTTTAGGAATTGAAACAATTAATATACCACAAGAAAAGATACAAAAAATCCAACACAAAAGTATTTCTGAAATGGCATGGATTCAAATGATGATGACTTTAAAGTTTTGGATGGAAGACAAATCGCCTTCATTTGAAAAAACAGATATTTTTATTGAAAAATCAGTTCATGCAAGCTTTGACATGTTAGACGTTACGCCTTTTAAAAACATCATTGATTTTGGTAAATTTCTTTGGAAAGAGAAAATGAATAACTAA
- a CDS encoding M24 family metallopeptidase encodes MKPALTHLIEAEKKAEILFQEIENRNLVIAGKTERELNNEVFELAFELFGIRKFWHKRIVRSGKNTLLPYKENPPNLAIQEDDILFFDFGPVFEDWEADVGKTYVLGNNAPKLKLKQDVELAWKEGKVYFDLNKDKLTGADFFNYTKELAKKYGWEYGNHHCGHLVGNFPHEKLLGEDEINYIHPNNDVNNDVLMSAKDINGEERFWIYEIHFINKELEIGGFFEQLLS; translated from the coding sequence ATGAAACCAGCCCTTACCCACTTAATCGAAGCCGAGAAAAAAGCAGAAATCTTATTTCAAGAAATTGAAAATAGAAATCTGGTAATTGCTGGAAAAACGGAACGTGAATTGAATAATGAGGTATTTGAATTGGCATTTGAATTGTTTGGCATTCGTAAGTTTTGGCACAAGCGCATTGTTCGTTCGGGTAAGAATACTTTATTGCCTTATAAAGAGAATCCGCCTAACTTAGCTATTCAAGAAGATGACATTCTATTTTTTGATTTCGGACCTGTATTTGAAGATTGGGAAGCAGATGTTGGTAAAACTTATGTACTTGGAAATAATGCGCCAAAACTAAAGTTAAAACAAGATGTAGAACTTGCTTGGAAAGAAGGAAAAGTGTATTTCGATTTAAATAAAGACAAGCTAACTGGCGCTGATTTTTTTAATTACACTAAAGAATTGGCTAAAAAATATGGTTGGGAATATGGAAACCATCATTGCGGACATTTAGTGGGTAATTTCCCGCATGAAAAACTTCTTGGCGAAGATGAAATCAATTATATTCATCCCAATAACGATGTCAATAACGATGTATTAATGTCGGCAAAAGATATTAATGGAGAAGAACGATTTTGGATTTACGAAATTCACTTTATAAACAAAGAGCTAGAAATTGGAGGCTTTTTTGAGCAATTATTGTCTTAA